A genomic window from Labeo rohita strain BAU-BD-2019 chromosome 6, IGBB_LRoh.1.0, whole genome shotgun sequence includes:
- the sp7 gene encoding transcription factor Sp7, whose amino-acid sequence MAASILEEETRYGSSPLAMLTATCNKFGNTSPVRDSATPGKAGSAAPVKKAYSMTSELQSPKNNGRGNEGVADSYSGSFSSAGGLLTPTGSPPPAPTGAYGSEYNPFSSFQTSSASQDPSLLGTKATADCLTSVNTYLDMTHPYSSWYKGIHPGITAAPANATSSWWDVHTNSNWLSAGQPQPESLQAPLQPVAPQASLNPQMPSYTPDFTPLNPAPYPSVGLSSSSHLLQSSQHMLPQDMYKPKPVTTSGILDNSMGLKPARGTPGYTGGSTTGRSSCDCPNCQELERLGASAASLRKKPVHSCHIPGCGKVYGKASHLKAHLRWHTGERPFVCNWLFCGKRFTRSDELERHVRTHTREKKFTCLLCNKRFTRSDHLSKHQKTHTEASLQGKGPEEEAEPRGTEEPTDSGKVAPQGAAGGMQDPTVGGEDKSSTGNGVDSSSGLLEI is encoded by the exons ATGGCCGCGTCGATTCTGGAG GAGGAAACACGTTATGGATCCAGTCCCTTGGCTATGCTAACCGCCACCTGCAACAAGTTCGGGAACACCAGTCCAGTCCGAGACTCCGCCACGCCCGGCAAAGCGGGAAGCGCGGCACCAGTTAAGAAAGCCTACAGCATGACCTCTGAACTCCAGAGCCCTAAGAATAACGGTCGGGGCAACGAGGGCGTCGCGGACTCTTACAGCGGCTCCTTCAGCTCCGCCGGGGGTTTGCTCACCCCGACCGGCAGCCCTCCTCCTGCTCCCACGGGAGCGTACGGCTCCGAATACAACCCGTTCTCCAGTTTCCAAACCTCGAGCGCCTCTCAGGACCCTTCGCTCCTGGGAACCAAAGCCACAGCGGACTGCCTGACCAGCGTCAACACCTACTTGGACATGACGCACCCCTACAGCTCCTGGTACAAGGGCATCCATCCCGGGATCACGGCCGCACCTGCGAACGCGACTTCTTCTTGGTGGGACGTCCACACCAATTCAAACTGGCTAAGCGCTGGACAGCCTCAACCCGAGAGCCTCCAAGCGCCCTTGCAACCTGTGGCTCCTCAAGCGTCCCTAAACCCGCAGATGCCTAGTTACACTCCCGATTTCACACCTCTGAACCCGGCGCCGTACCCGTCCGTAGGCTTGAGTTCGTCCTCGCACCTGCTGCAGTCCTCACAGCACATGCTCCCGCAGGACATGTACAAGCCCAAACCCGTAACCACTTCTGGAATCCTGGACAATTCCATGGGGCTCAAACCGGCCCGGGGAACGCCCGGGTACACCGGGGGATCCACCACCGGGCGGTCGTCTTGCGATTGCCCGAACTGCCAAGAGCTGGAGAGGCTTGGTGCGTCGGCCGCATCCCTGCGCAAGAAACCCGTCCACAGCTGCCACATTCCCGGCTGCGGGAAGGTTTACGGCAAGGCCTCGCATCTGAAAGCCCACCTGCGTTGGCACACGGGCGAAAGGCCCTTCGTCTGCAACTGGCTCTTCTGCGGGAAGCGCTTCACCCGCTCCGACGAGCTGGAGCGCCACGTCCGCACCCACACGCGGGAAAAGAAGTTCACGTGTCTCCTGTGCAATAAGCGCTTCACTCGTAGCGACCACCTCAGCAAGCATCAGAAAACCCACACGGAAGCCAGCCTGCAAGGGAAGGGGCCGGAAGAGGAGGCGGAGCCCAGAGGAACCGAGGAGCCGACGGATTCCGGCAAAGTGGCTCCTCAGGGGGCCGCGGGCGGCATGCAGGACCCGACGGTTGGCGGAGAGGACAAGAGCAGCACTGGGAACGGTGTGGACAGCAGCAGCGGGCTGCTGGAGATATAA